A single Anatilimnocola floriformis DNA region contains:
- a CDS encoding thioredoxin family protein, whose amino-acid sequence MNIELKFVCIVAGLMAGLGGCGTSPSTPTPVANAPTPDRDNSAKTLKIASELNAQLQAFAAAAKLENRKPFVQFTAAWCGPCRELKASMNDPLMVEAFANTSIIQINTDDYNEQQLKAAGFALQGIPAFHELDDAGKPTGRWVDGGAWDDNIPRNMAPVLQKFFRNEKS is encoded by the coding sequence ATGAACATAGAGCTCAAATTTGTCTGCATCGTTGCCGGACTCATGGCCGGTCTGGGAGGCTGCGGAACATCGCCGTCGACGCCTACTCCCGTCGCCAACGCGCCAACGCCGGATCGCGACAATTCGGCGAAGACACTGAAGATAGCCAGCGAATTGAACGCACAGTTGCAAGCGTTTGCCGCGGCGGCGAAGCTCGAAAATCGCAAACCGTTTGTGCAGTTCACCGCGGCCTGGTGTGGTCCCTGCCGCGAACTGAAGGCGAGCATGAACGATCCGCTCATGGTCGAAGCCTTTGCGAACACTTCCATCATCCAAATCAACACCGACGACTACAACGAGCAGCAACTCAAGGCGGCCGGCTTTGCTCTGCAAGGCATTCCCGCCTTTCATGAACTGGACGACGCAGGAAAGCCGACGGGCCGCTGGGTCGACGGCGGCGCGTGGGACGATAATATTCCGCGCAATATGGCGCCGGTACTGCAGAAGTTTTTTCGGAACGAAAAGTCGTAG